Proteins from one Streptomyces genisteinicus genomic window:
- a CDS encoding endo-1,3-beta-xylanase, translating into MHHPRHPRPRRPLRRALVAAASAAAALLSLAALPSTAQAAGPSGRGVPADGKVMLVMGQDSDTLSDYRTDVLSQSSLGAPAPGGVTLYTNLVLGGSPEPLAGMNSPANWGAGTVDFARTMREYPNAAVAVGLYLSDATSGCNNQPLRAIIGRNDADVTAGNPSLITQYRAKVDEMVNRFKSYDRDILLRIGYEFDGPWNCYSADFYKEAFRYIKGRIDALGATRVATVWQSAAWPVNTHPDHPEWNYIVTDPGHLDDWYPGDAHVDWVGLSSFYNSRSVQSQWGCGSYDTDPVGLQNRILDFARAHGKPAMVSEAAPQGSRTGAKTKSCIFRNSPAGASGQAIWDGWHAGYFDWVSRNQDVIKSAAYINTNWDAQTQWQCAAGAQAGGPGCANGNWGDSRVQADPTVLANFVAEIRKPMWSTGTAGPGPNPTPTPTPTPTPTPTPTPTGGPSDPPDGAKYTHGVAGGTLWFAPKGYDLTFVTVQYRINGGAPQNHFLTRDTADQRWELPVSVPSGATLSYFFNYQPTTQTSQITTPGHTWTAP; encoded by the coding sequence ATGCACCACCCCCGACACCCACGACCACGCAGACCGCTCCGGCGGGCCCTCGTCGCCGCCGCCTCGGCCGCGGCGGCCCTGCTCTCCCTCGCCGCGCTCCCCTCCACCGCGCAGGCCGCGGGACCGTCCGGCCGCGGCGTCCCCGCCGACGGCAAGGTCATGCTGGTGATGGGCCAGGACAGCGACACCCTGTCCGACTACCGCACCGACGTCCTCTCCCAGTCCTCCCTCGGGGCGCCGGCCCCCGGCGGCGTCACCCTCTACACCAACCTGGTGCTCGGCGGATCGCCCGAACCGCTCGCCGGTATGAACAGCCCCGCGAACTGGGGCGCGGGCACCGTCGACTTCGCCCGCACCATGCGCGAGTACCCGAACGCCGCCGTCGCCGTCGGGCTCTACCTCTCCGACGCCACCTCCGGCTGCAACAACCAGCCGCTGCGCGCGATCATCGGCCGGAACGACGCCGACGTGACGGCCGGCAACCCGAGCCTGATCACCCAGTACCGGGCCAAGGTCGACGAGATGGTCAACCGGTTCAAGAGCTACGACCGGGACATCCTGCTGCGTATCGGCTACGAGTTCGACGGCCCGTGGAACTGCTACAGCGCCGACTTCTACAAGGAGGCGTTCCGCTACATCAAGGGCCGCATCGACGCCCTCGGCGCCACCCGTGTCGCCACCGTCTGGCAGAGCGCCGCCTGGCCGGTCAACACCCACCCGGACCACCCCGAGTGGAACTACATCGTCACCGACCCCGGCCACCTCGACGACTGGTACCCGGGTGACGCCCACGTCGACTGGGTCGGCCTCTCCTCGTTCTACAACTCCCGCTCCGTGCAGTCGCAGTGGGGCTGCGGCTCCTACGACACCGACCCGGTCGGCCTCCAGAACCGCATCCTCGACTTCGCCCGCGCCCACGGCAAGCCCGCCATGGTGTCGGAGGCGGCCCCGCAGGGGTCCCGCACCGGTGCGAAGACCAAGAGCTGCATCTTCCGCAACAGCCCGGCCGGCGCGAGCGGGCAGGCCATCTGGGACGGCTGGCACGCCGGCTACTTCGACTGGGTGAGCCGCAACCAGGACGTCATCAAGTCCGCCGCCTACATCAACACCAACTGGGACGCGCAGACCCAGTGGCAGTGCGCCGCGGGCGCCCAGGCCGGCGGCCCGGGCTGCGCCAACGGCAACTGGGGCGACTCCCGCGTCCAGGCGGACCCCACCGTGCTGGCCAACTTCGTCGCCGAGATCAGGAAGCCGATGTGGTCCACAGGGACCGCCGGCCCCGGCCCGAACCCGACGCCCACACCCACTCCCACGCCCACCCCGACGCCGACGCCGACGCCGACCGGTGGTCCCAGCGACCCGCCGGACGGCGCCAAGTACACCCACGGCGTCGCGGGCGGCACGCTCTGGTTCGCGCCCAAGGGCTACGACCTGACCTTCGTCACCGTGCAGTACCGGATCAACGGCGGCGCCCCGCAGAACCACTTCCTCACCCGTGACACCGCCGACCAGCGGTGGGAGCTGCCGGTGTCGGTGCCCTCCGGCGCCACGCTGAGCTACTTCTTCAACTACCAGCCGACCACCCAGACCAGCCAGATCACCACGCCCGGCCACACCTGGACCGCTCCCTGA